A single window of Shewanella sp. Choline-02u-19 DNA harbors:
- a CDS encoding phospholipase D-like domain-containing protein has protein sequence MKAIGLLKSLSIKSMFIWAAIILQVGCQTSPQYPDKTSTFKLATQTQSVLSQYVAADLQANPDLTGVVPLIDGVDAFIARLALVNAATTSIDLQYYIYRADESGRLLLWHLMDAAERGVRVRILLDDMATKDADNTLLLLAMHNNIDVRLYNPSFERHFRNLAFISSFSRLNHRMHNKSLTVDNSITVVGGRNIGNEYFSNNTDVDFGDFDLMAIGEVVDDVSDQFDLYWNAPLTVEINALVEGKATELELAQAMVVVDSAKVEYQDNPYMKRLLSSQLIQKMANHSLPWYWGQAKLIYDQPDKQNHQLDSDSILANLGAFLSQANQEVLIVSPYFVPTRAGANNLIAAVEKGIKVTILTNSLAATDVLAVHAGYRTYRQRLLESGVRIFEVKANLELKRSSSWTGSSKSSLHAKTFIIDKHSLFVGSFNFDPRSAWLNTEMGLIIRNRELASEVVNGIGESLAANTYRLSIRDEEIVWHDDSKQREIYTEPDAGLWRKFLVDCIALLPIESQL, from the coding sequence ATGAAAGCAATCGGATTGCTTAAAAGCTTATCAATCAAATCAATGTTTATCTGGGCAGCCATAATATTACAGGTTGGCTGCCAGACTTCTCCTCAATACCCCGATAAAACATCTACATTCAAGCTTGCGACACAAACTCAATCGGTACTTTCCCAATATGTGGCAGCCGATCTTCAAGCTAATCCCGATTTAACGGGAGTAGTGCCATTAATCGACGGTGTAGATGCTTTCATCGCAAGGCTGGCATTGGTTAATGCTGCGACGACAAGTATTGATCTGCAATACTATATTTATCGCGCTGATGAGTCCGGTAGGTTGCTGTTATGGCACCTAATGGATGCCGCTGAACGCGGAGTTAGAGTGAGAATACTGCTCGATGATATGGCGACTAAGGATGCTGACAACACGCTACTGTTATTAGCAATGCACAACAATATTGATGTTCGGTTATACAATCCCTCATTTGAACGTCACTTTAGAAATCTCGCTTTTATCAGTAGCTTTTCTCGTTTAAACCATCGAATGCATAATAAGTCGCTAACTGTTGATAACAGCATTACCGTAGTGGGTGGCCGCAATATTGGCAATGAATATTTTTCTAACAACACGGATGTCGACTTTGGGGATTTTGACTTAATGGCCATTGGTGAGGTCGTCGATGACGTGTCGGACCAATTTGATTTGTATTGGAATGCACCTTTAACGGTTGAAATCAATGCGCTTGTTGAGGGTAAGGCGACTGAGCTGGAGTTAGCGCAAGCAATGGTCGTGGTTGATAGCGCTAAAGTGGAGTATCAAGATAATCCATACATGAAGCGTTTGTTAAGTAGCCAGTTAATACAGAAGATGGCTAATCATTCATTACCTTGGTATTGGGGACAGGCTAAACTTATTTATGATCAACCTGATAAACAAAACCATCAATTAGACTCTGACAGTATTCTGGCCAATTTAGGTGCTTTTCTATCGCAAGCTAACCAAGAAGTTCTTATTGTATCACCGTACTTCGTGCCCACTAGAGCGGGCGCTAATAACTTAATTGCAGCGGTCGAAAAGGGCATTAAGGTTACCATACTAACCAACAGCCTAGCGGCAACGGATGTGTTGGCAGTACACGCTGGGTATCGGACTTACCGGCAGCGGTTATTAGAATCTGGGGTGAGAATATTTGAAGTTAAAGCCAACCTAGAGCTGAAACGAAGCAGTAGTTGGACTGGAAGCTCAAAGAGTAGTCTGCATGCTAAAACGTTTATTATCGATAAACACTCTCTATTTGTTGGCTCTTTTAATTTTGACCCTCGCTCTGCATGGTTGAATACTGAAATGGGCCTCATTATTCGCAATCGTGAGCTGGCAAGTGAGGTGGTTAATGGCATAGGGGAAAGCTTAGCGGCAAATACTTATCGACTGTCAATTAGAGATGAAGAGATCGTCTGGCATGATGATTCGAAGCAGCGAGAAATATATACCGAACCCGATGCTGGCCTTTGGCGTAAGTTTTTAGTCGATTGCATCGCATTGCTACCCATTGAGTCACAGCTTTAA
- a CDS encoding chemotaxis protein, with translation MKSKAKQAQGLLLFQLSYTQLFALGTLKVRELVPYSPLSVIPHSHPTILGAATIRGTTIPVVDMAAAVGYRPISEQERKDCYIIITDCQRMVIGFLVRAIDKIIECNWRDIEAPPNNLGKNAFLTGVTRIDDKLVQLLDVELLLSKVFPASPETTRAILTDVQRERLKPLHILLVDDSMVARKQLSDALDSINIPYQVTADGQHALSIMKQAEKSGQAIDILVSDIEMPGLDGYELAFEVKNNPAIADAYIILHTSLSSEISVSQAHQVGADEALTKFDAHELIDAMLRGANKVQVIANV, from the coding sequence ATGAAAAGTAAGGCAAAGCAAGCTCAAGGGTTATTATTGTTTCAGCTGTCATATACTCAGTTGTTTGCGCTGGGAACACTAAAGGTGCGTGAGTTGGTGCCTTATAGTCCATTGAGTGTCATACCTCACTCTCATCCCACTATTTTAGGTGCCGCAACAATACGTGGCACCACTATTCCTGTTGTTGATATGGCCGCTGCAGTGGGTTATCGGCCTATATCGGAACAGGAGCGTAAAGATTGCTATATTATCATTACGGACTGCCAACGTATGGTGATCGGCTTCCTAGTGCGAGCTATCGATAAAATCATCGAATGTAACTGGCGAGATATAGAAGCGCCTCCGAATAATTTAGGCAAAAATGCTTTTTTGACGGGGGTGACACGTATCGACGATAAGTTAGTGCAATTACTAGACGTAGAGCTATTACTGTCAAAAGTCTTTCCAGCAAGCCCTGAAACAACAAGAGCGATATTGACGGATGTACAGCGAGAGCGTCTCAAGCCCTTACACATTTTGCTTGTTGATGACTCGATGGTGGCACGTAAACAGTTGTCTGACGCACTTGATAGCATCAATATCCCTTATCAGGTTACCGCCGATGGCCAACATGCTCTTTCAATTATGAAGCAAGCTGAAAAAAGTGGTCAGGCGATTGATATTCTGGTTAGCGATATTGAAATGCCTGGCCTAGATGGTTATGAATTGGCATTTGAGGTTAAGAATAATCCGGCGATTGCCGATGCCTATATTATCTTACATACGTCGTTATCGAGTGAGATCAGTGTGAGTCAGGCTCATCAAGTGGGTGCTGATGAAGCGCTCACCAAATTCGATGCGCATGAGCTTATTGACGCGATGTTACGCGGCGCTAATAAAGTACAAGTCATCGCCAATGTTTAG